The Ciconia boyciana chromosome 7, ASM3463844v1, whole genome shotgun sequence region GCCCAAAGGGAGCAGGCAGTGGAGGAGCAGAGCTTGAGCCCTTGGACAATACTGAGCATGGCTGGGGGGAGATGGATGGTCGGCGGAAGATGAGCCTTAAACTTCATGCTGGGAGCCTTGCTGCTCATGGGCAAGAACCCCTGGGCACCCCTTTGATCTCCACAAGCTCAGTGAGAGGAGCTGTCTGCATGCAAGAGGCTCACCTTCTTGGTCCACTCCACCAACTTGCCCTCAGTGAAGAGCTCATAGGTGTCATGGAAGAGCACGCTCAGCTTCTTCTGGATCAAGGCAATGGTTATCTTGGGCACAGGCAGGCTGGCCACCTGTGCGATGACATCGGCCACACGCCCAGACCCTTCCACAATCACACAGGGGGTCCCATTGGTGATGGCATTGTAGATGGTCTGCAACAGAGTGGGGAGGCTGGTCCTAATCCCACACAGAGGCCAGCAGACCCTCTCTGAGCCTGAGACCCACACCGTTGCTCTGCAGCACTCCCATCCAGCTACATTTCAGCTAGTGTGGCACCACGTTCGCACCAAAACTAGAGCGCAGCACCCTGGGCAAGGACCTGCCCCCTCCTACCACCTTCCcctctcagctctgctgggagcgGACAGGAGCAGTTCCTTACGTCGAGTGTCCCGGGGCCTCCTTCCAGCACCACGCACACAATGGGGATCTTGATGGCAACGCCTGTGGGGAAGCAGAGCCCAGGGTCACCTCCCTGTGGGGCAGCCACCCCCCATGCAGCTGAATGCGGTCCCCTCTGAGTGGTGGGGTATGAAAGACAAGGTGGAAGCACTGCCCCTGACATGGCAGGCtccaggagagaggggagacTATCTCCTGGCAGTCATGCTGCTGGAgcatatgtatgcatgtgttaGAATAGGAGATCATTTGCACAGTGAGAAGATACCACCTGGAAGCCCCCTTGGAGGCCTGGCCCTTTGGGAGAAACAACTCTCCCTGATCAGCTCAGTATCACAAGGTTTGGAGACCACTTTGGTGACCCCATAAGTcaagcagctggcagagaaaGGCTCTTTGATTTGTGTCACTGAGGAACCAGGTTCCATATTTATCATGACAATCCTCTCAAACCCCTTGCCTGGATCCTCCAGGGAAGCCACAGCCTCCCCTCTCACCGGAGGCCAGGATGGGCACCCCTTGCCAATGGATGGCCCATTCCACCTTGTGCCCTCCCCTGCCTCAGGCCTGGCTATGTGTTGCCGTTACCTCCTTTCACCTTGGTCTGCTCTGAAATGAACTTCTCCAGTCTGGTCCTCAGGGGGATTTCCACCCCATACCTCCCATGGGTCCCATCGTCCACCAGGATGAAGTGGGAGTGGTTGCTGTCCAGGCATGACAGGCTGCCTTGGTTCTCCTCATCCAGTATGTACTCAGCTGGAAAGCCACCCTGTAAGGTGCAGGAGGAGAGACGCTGGGAAAAGCCTGTcagggctgcagaggagcaCCACATGCCCAAAGCAACCAGCATGTGGGACAGGAACAGGCCAGCACGTGGGGACAGTCTGTCCAAACAGCCATCCCTGCCCCCCTGCAGTCCTCATGTCAGCCTTGTCCCATGCTCCTTGTCCCATGTCTCTGCTCGACCTGCCTTCACACCCACAAGGGTCCTCCCAGGAGAAGCACAGCACCTACACAAGACACTGAGTAGAGTAGAGGGGCTTCTCAGCAAACATCAGCCTGGGACCATCGCTCCTTCTGGTGCGGCTGGGTTTTACCAGGGCTGCCAGCCACAGGCACATCTTGAAACACCCGTTCCCACCACAGTCCTTGGCAGGACTTCCCTGGCAGTCCAGGCATAGGCAAAGCAAACGCATCTCCAACTCTGCCTGGCTCACCATGGGGCAGATGAGGCTCTCCCGGTTGTACACGGTCCCCCAGGTGGCTATGCCAATGGTGACAATCTCGCCCTCCTTGTGGCTGCAGCTCAGGATGAAGTCTCGCACTGCCTCTCCCACCTGTTTCATCACACCAGTGTGGGACCCCCCTGTGATGATCCAGGCCCCTGGGGGTCAGAGAAGAGCTTGGGAAGGGAGATGCCCTGCTCACAGCAATCTCCTAGCATCCCCTTATGTGGCTGCAGGAACACCTGGTCCTCAGACATGCTCCATCCCCCAGAAGATGTCTTCCCTGCCCACTACATCAAGCCCTGGCAGCACAGGAGATGCCTTCTTCAGCAGTGTTGCATTGCTGAGTCCAGCTCCCTATGAGCCTGTTTGCAGCAACTGAGCAAGAACAATCCATCCCTGGTGGTGGTAGTCCAGACAGGGACCTACAGGCCTCCTGGGCCAGCCTGGCATCTCCACAGCAGCTCAACTCACTGAACCTGACATGGCCAGATGACAGgcccctctcctgctgcaatCGAAGGGCGAGCCTCTGCAACTCTTACCAGTGGTCTGGGCCACTTTGACTAGCCCTTGCCGGAAGATGTTCTTCAGCCTTGGCTTCATGATGAAGTTTTTGGCTCCCCCAGTGACTGAGATGAGCAGGTTGGGTGCATCGAGGCCCCAGTGCTGTGTCATGAGGTGGTAGATGACTCGTGGAGGGGTGTCTGAGGAGACACGCACATACTGCAAAAAAGGGAGCATATATTCTGGGTAAAAACAGGGTCAGGGTAACAGTGCACCTCCACCCAAATTTCTCCTGTCCCAGCAAAGAACCAGGGGCTTCCCACACCATTTCCCAGCACAGTCCTGTTGCTGCTGCCCCAGGTCTTTGTGCATGACCCTGTTCCCATTCGCTTCCCTGGGACTGAGCATTCCCAAGACAAACCTAAGGATGAGGACAGGGAACAGTCACTCCTTGAAGCATGGGCCTCACAGCATGAAGATCAGTCTTATGGTTTCAGAAAGGGACTAGGTATagggctgggagagaggagggatcCTGTCCCaccctcccttcctctgcttGAGTCAGTGTTGCATTTGAGGCATTTCCACGCTCTCCTAACCTCCTCTCATTCCGGAGGGAAATACTCGCATTTCATCTGCCATGACAAGACCTGAATACTGGCTCCCCATGCACCACAGACAGGGAAAACAGATCACCTTCCCCATCTTCTGTCCCAGGCCCGTGAAGTGGATATCGCCGAAGGCATCTGTTGGCATTTCCTGGATGTGCCTGCTGGAGTCCCATTCCTTTCCCAGGAAGATGGGAGGTTTGGCAGCATCTTCCAGGTGCTGTTCCCTGAGATAGCCGCACTCACACACAATCCTCCTGAAACACACACCACCAACTTTGCCAAAAACAATCTAAACCCAGAAAGCAAagcccaggcaggaggaggtgctGGTGTTCTCATTAAGAACATCACAGGCACCAGCATCTCCCACCCAGCTTATCCTCCAGCTCAGAACTTGTGCAGAAACAAAGGCATTGTCTGGGGGAAAACTTAGCAAAAAATTGATATTTCTGCCTGTAGAGGTTTAGGACAGAAATATTAAGGTTGCTCTGGATGAAGTACGAATGGAAATGACTGCATGTGAAAGCATCGGAAAGGTTCCTCGCTGTGACACGGGATATCAGCCATGTGGTGACACACAGCAGGGTGAAGAACCACTCAAAAAGGAATTTGTGAATCCCTTGACACCAGCTCCCTTGACAGAAAGGTGGGGTTTTCTGGTGCTATAGCTTTGTCACCAAAcactctttctgctttcctggcaggggaggggaatGAGGGACTGTCTGACTTACCCAGAATCTGATGTCTGGGAGCTTTCAACAAAGTAGGTACACTCTTTCTTCCGGATGTTTTCAGGAATCCACGAGATGAGATTTTCCTGagggagcaggaaaagcagTAGGGGGTCAGGTTTTGTGCAAAGGGCCAGAAGTTATGCCAGGGGCCAGACACCCTGGTGCTTGGAGCGTATCTGGGTGCTTCTGTTGatgtgaaagaagaaagctcCATCACTATCTGCAAGGACAAAGCCAGGTGTACTCCAAGGAGAGGAGATATGAATGCTGGACATGCTCAGATGTTTGGCGTTTTTATGTCTGTCCCTAAAACTAAAGTGATGTGTTATTAATGTTTCTGTTAATGAGTCATCAGATAACTCAATGCTCTTCCATCATGTGTGGCCAACCGCCTCCTCTTCCAGCACCTCCTGAACTTGCCTTTTCATTGCTGCCGGTGGGGAAATGTGCCTTCCGCCTGCTCTTCGAGACACTGCTACTGCTCTGCTGGAGGTTGGGGACCACCTCAAAGTCGCTCATCTTCCTGGGGTGCATGGTGGGGTCATCTCCTCTCTCAGGGCACACCTTGTTCAGTTCGGACGGGAGCACCTTGGTGCACCGGCCACGCACGGCCATGGCTGCTGTGTCTTGCCCCACTTGGCCTCCTCTCTCCTGTTCCTATGCTGGGAGGTCCTGAACATCTGCATCCTGAGCGCAGCAGAAAAGGATACCCATGGACTTAAAGCACAGGGGTGTCCTGTCCATCACTCCCTGGGTGGAGTGATGTCCACAGGAAACCTGCTGGACCTGCCCCACGGTTCTGACACAGGGGCCATGTGGGTGGTGAACCAGCCTCAGCATGCACCATGCTGCCCCAGGCAACCTGTCAGCCTCTGAAAATTGACCCTGTTGTGCTCTGcccaccagcactgctgctggtcTGCCTGCTTCGCTGCCTGGCTGTCCAtcagcctgcagctctcctcACTTGCTCTccactgcaggcagctgggatatttctggcagcagggagagcagaaacCAGGTCTCTTGCATGAGCAGCCCAAGCATGGCCCTGCATGGAAAATCTGTATCCTACATGCTGGCTGCAGAGACAGGGCACTCCTCTGTAGGGGGGGGGCATCTCATGACCCCTGCAAAGGTCCCCTGAGAGCCCAGAGCTAAAACCGAGATGCACACAGGCATGCTGCATAGCGGGGGCTGCAAAACTCCTGAACCCTCTCAAACACTCACAGCCCCCATTGCTGAGCTCCTGAACTGCTGAGActgaagagctgctggagcaagGATGGAAAAGCTCCTGGGTGTCTCTGGAGCCCAAAGGGGAACGGTGTCCTCTCAGGGGAGCTGTGATTAGGTAATGGAGGAAGCACAGCACTCAGGTAACGCACTGGCAAAGCTGTGGGGTCAGCAGGCCTTTGTTTAAGGAGGATTTTGGCTGCCTTTCTGCAAGCCAAACTCTGCATCACACCATCCCCACTAAGGGTGGGGAGCCCTTAGTGGTGTGCCCTTAGGACAAGGAGTGGTGGTGCAAAATCATGACTACCACTGTATTTCCTTCACATCTCCTTCCCCCAggctcagagctgctgcaggaagggaGCAGCAAGGAAAAGCCTTTTTGTCATAGAATCTCATAGAATCTCATAGAAgtctcatagaatcatagaatcatttaggttggaaaagacctttaagatcatcccTCCCAGGCTCCCTCCGGGAAGTACGCAGCTCTACCGACCTGACCTTAGGAGCCAGATTTTTAACAGACCAGCTTTCTGCATCAGAACAACCTACGTCAGATCTATTGCTTGAGAAAGAGCTGTCTAAATAAGGTGAAACACACACCTAATTCTTGTTCCTGGCCCCCCAGGGTGGGCAGGCTGGTGGGGGTTTGGGGCACGGCCATGCAGCACCGCATGCAGGAAGGGCTCTCACACCCGGTTCTCCACCCAGAATACTTAACGGTCTTGGGGCCAAGGGCAGAGCCTTTGCAGCAGCACATGCTGCCTGCCCCCCGAGCTTGGCAAGCACTGCGGGAGGGGGGCTGCCCCCTCGAGGGGCCTGTCTGGCAGCCTGCcccactgcaggcagcacagggccCCTCACCCCGAGGGTCAGGTCAGCTCTCAGCTGCACAGGGTGGTCACAGCACCCATTAGGACAGGGGTGCAAAGCCCTGACTGCAGGCGCCGAACACTGCCTATGAAACAtgcccacccccacccctccaccGGCATGACCGTCAGCGAGGCTGCCTGTACCTTTCCTGCAGCATCCTCCGGCCACATCACCAGCTCCTCAGCTCCGTGCGTGTCATAGGGATTCAGCCTCAtgtccctctcctcctgcaggtCATTTTGTCACTGGAGACACAGACAATGAGCGGAGAAtagggcagagctgcctgcaagctgcctgcagagaggaggagatgaCAGGGCGGCTGGCAGGCTCCCAGCAAATCAGACTGCGGAAGCAGTCCCGGCTGAGAAGCTGCAGCGCCCAGGCAAACCCCGAGTTTGCTTGAGTGGCTGAGTCACGCTCCCTGCTGCCCGCAGCAGTGATTTCCACCCACAGCCTCCCACTGCCATCAGCCCCACGTGGGGTGAGACGCTCCTTGCACCCAAGCCCCTCTTGGCAGATGTCATGAGCAGGGGCTGCTCGGGTGATGGCAGGGCCCCAGCACGTGGATGCTGCTGGAAAGGAGCGGCAACCCGGTGGCTCTGATGGAGGCTTGGGTGCGTTGCAGGCTTGGCAAGTGTGATGAAAAATCCCTTCCCTAACTACCAATTTCAATCAGTCTCTACAGTATGAAAGTGTATTAACTTTacttttatatatgtatataatatatattagtTACACACTGTGATGTGATGAGGTAGTGGAATTTTACTGGAGACCTCGGTATTGTTCCTGCTTAAGTAAAACAAACGAAAGGACAGCCCAGCTCTGGAGAGAGAAGGCCTTTGCTTCTGGGAAGCTTAGAGCAGTCCATGAAGGATAAAGGACAGCTTTATCCTTGGTACAGCCACGATAATGCCAGCATCCTAGCCCCTCTGACATGTCTTTGAAACCCTCCCAGCATTGTCTGGTGTCACAGATCAGTAATTCGAGCAAGACTGACTCCAGGGATGCCTGGATTGATAGACAAGCAGctaaaatgctgcagaaatagaGTGGCTTTGCAAAGTTTTACTGTGATTAGCAATTGGTAGAGTGGGTGTTAGTTACTGATTATTCCAATCATGTTGTACCTGAAAGCTTGAAAGGTATAAGAACCCCGTGTAAAATCACATTTGGGTGCCCCGATTTGGCTGGGACACCTCATGCccatgaataaatatttacccTTGTAATTCTGTGCTTTGCATCCCAGCCTCTCGCCTCAGTCAGCATGAGCCAGGTGCAATTTTTCATAACGCAAGCTCCTGGTGAGGAACCTCACTGTCACACCGCAGGCACCAAATACCTTTTGGTTGGTGCTTCCCACCTCCCCGTTTCAgatgctctcctcctcctgttatGCTCTGTGCCCTAAATGAACTGGCTTCTCCACTGGATTTGCAGACACTTAACTTGCATTTGCCACAAAATTTGCTTAACAAAACCATCATTCATCTTCCTCAGGAAATGTGCTAAGCAGCACAGCCAGTCCAGGAAGGCAGCCAAGGCAGTGGATACTGCAGCATCAACCGACTTCACCTGCAGCACCAGGCCCCAGCCATCCCTGATGTCTTTTGCTGGAGAAGACTGTAAAAGATCATGGGGCAGTGCTGGGAGATAGCTGGGAAGAGAGATTTTGCTGGTTCTCAAATGTAGGCAAGTCCTtcagggctgaggctggagcCCTGTGCCCCCCTTCATGTTGCGATGGGCTCAGGTGCTGGGGCAATGCATTAAACAAACAAGTAGGGTCCAAAGGAAAACATGGTGGTGTGATCATGGCCTTTAGCTCGCTTTCCAGCCAAAGCATGTAAGTTAGCTTGGGCCATCTGTGCAATGAGTTCTTCTAGTTTTCTTGAACAAGAGCAAACAGCTGAGACATTTCCTGGGAGAACAGATGCCACTAATGAGGCAGTAAATAAAATCCATGTGCAATGCTTTACAGTTCAGTTGTAATTAACTCTGCACTGTCAAAAGAACTGAAGCCAGAACTGCAAATTAATTACACATTAATGTGAATGTTCATCCACTCTTGGCTGGCTAGCTCTATGGAGACTGTGgcatttatttcacttctgcATATGCCAAAACCACCATGGGCTGGTGGGACCCACGTGGAGCCAGTGTGCTGGGGTGgatcctgcagctcctcctAAAAGCCCAGCTAAAACATAGCAAGGCTGAAAGCAAATGCTGGCAAGTTAACATTCATTTCCAACAGTGGGAGGAATGAGGTGAGAGCATGAAGGACTCTGGCCACTCTCTGGGGCCTGTGCCTGCACACACATCCCATGCCCCAGGCCAAATTCAGTCAGATTGATGTTTGTAAACCAGAATGCTTTTTCCTGCCAAAGAACAGCAAACCTTCTGCCAGTGCCGTGGAGCCTCTGCTGGGATCACCCCTTTGGCTCCAGGTCTCTCCCAACAGTGACCCCGGCTCTGTGGGAGCCCCCTCTCCTGCTGGGGCTCAGTCCTCCCAGAAGCCATCATGGTGCTGCCCTGGtgtgactgctgctgctgcgcgTGCCAGAGGCTGTCCCATGCTGGCAAGGAGGAACTTCACTGCAGAGTGGGAGGACGCCGACCTCCTTGGGTGGGAAGGCGTTCAAATGACCTGGCGAGGGAGGACATGTaacctgctctgccaggggaaggcggttcctcctccccccccgccccaccccaaAGGCATTGTTTGGGCCTGTTTCTCCAAGGAGTTCCCATGAAGGATCCCTCCTTCCAAAGGCCTTTCCTGAAGCAATGCCTCTTGCCCCATGGGGACAGAGGCCAGCACCggctgggaggaagggagcaTCTGTAGTGGAGGCACTGCGGCCACCAGCCCTTCCCCAGGAAGGGCCGAAGGCGCATCCCTGCAGGGGCGAGCAAACCGGCACGGAAGAAACAAGGTATGGCCCCTCTCAGTGTCCCCGGTGCTGGTCCTGGAAATGGCAGCTCGGCAGCTCGGCTCCAAGCCTCGTCCTGCCCTTCAGGCCAGCGGAGAATGGCCCCGTTCTCTGCCAAGACTGATCACGGTGCCTGCCCCCACACAAGACAGGCCAGGTTTTGGGGACAGAGGAAGGGTTTTGCACTGGCTGGCACAGAGGGCAGGTACCGGCAGTGGGGGATCTTTGACAGAGGGACCTGCGGCGCCACTGCCTGGACATCTGTTACCGATATGCAGCCACGCTTGTGTTCTTTCAGCTCCACCGCCGTCCATTATATATGACCAGGATGGATTAATGGGGCTTGCTTACACATGACAAATTCCATCAAGGGGctggaataaaattaaaaagcagcagttcaAAGCCTTTAAACACCGATCACCCAGCAACGATGCATTACAGATTCAAAATCCTAATCCCTCCCTGGACCCGGCGCAGACTGATGCCCAGGACAGAGTGGCTCTCGTGGGGGCATGAGCCGACGCCAGCCTGCGATACAGGTGCAGCACCAGGGTGGCTTATGCTGTGCCGTAAATGGGAGATTTTGCTGAAAACACTCAGGGGTTTGAAGATCCCCCCCAGGGTTGGATCTTCCTCTAGGTACCAGAAAGCCACTCGCAAACatcctgcctcctgctcccctggaGTGCCAGGGAGCTGGACGACGTCCCCAAGGCAGCCTTCAAAGCCACTCGGGCTT contains the following coding sequences:
- the TRPM2 gene encoding transient receptor potential cation channel subfamily M member 2 isoform X8; its protein translation is MAVRGRCTKVLPSELNKVCPERGDDPTMHPRKMSDFEVVPNLQQSSSSVSKSRRKAHFPTGSNEKENLISWIPENIRKKECTYFVESSQTSDSGRIVCECGYLREQHLEDAAKPPIFLGKEWDSSRHIQEMPTDAFGDIHFTGLGQKMGKYVRVSSDTPPRVIYHLMTQHWGLDAPNLLISVTGGAKNFIMKPRLKNIFRQGLVKVAQTTGAWIITGGSHTGVMKQVGEAVRDFILSCSHKEGEIVTIGIATWGTVYNRESLICPMGGFPAEYILDEENQGSLSCLDSNHSHFILVDDGTHGRYGVEIPLRTRLEKFISEQTKVKGGVAIKIPIVCVVLEGGPGTLDTIYNAITNGTPCVIVEGSGRVADVIAQVASLPVPKITIALIQKKLSVLFHDTYELFTEGKLVEWTKKIQDIVRSRQLLTVFREGKYGQQDVDVAILQALFKASRNQDHFGRENWDHQLKLAVAWNRVDIARSEIFTDDHEWKAFFSLLSTCKGCLGKENPTKAELGDHREQLVSPWLRSSWQHHDPSPEELCTEDKPVRSCSFVWCILVNWGKRVYPLPYPIPPLSSQGSRGLHCQRRGHTNPEVCLWGISHKSQYLPAALSHPETPCVFRDKISPPSE
- the TRPM2 gene encoding transient receptor potential cation channel subfamily M member 2 isoform X10, with translation MAVRGRCTKVLPSELNKVCPERGDDPTMHPRKMSDFEVVPNLQQSSSSVSKSRRKAHFPTGSNEKENLISWIPENIRKKECTYFVESSQTSDSGRIVCECGYLREQHLEDAAKPPIFLGKEWDSSRHIQEMPTDAFGDIHFTGLGQKMGKYVRVSSDTPPRVIYHLMTQHWGLDAPNLLISVTGGAKNFIMKPRLKNIFRQGLVKVAQTTGAWIITGGSHTGVMKQVGEAVRDFILSCSHKEGEIVTIGIATWGTVYNRESLICPMGGFPAEYILDEENQGSLSCLDSNHSHFILVDDGTHGRYGVEIPLRTRLEKFISEQTKVKGDHLQCHHQWDPLCDCGRVWACGRCHRTGGQPACAQDNHCLDPEEAERALP